AGTATCTACGCCATAAAATTCTGCTAATTGGTCTTTAGTAAAACGATATTCGTTTTGGAAAAGCATGCCAGATACACCAAGATATTCTTGTATATTTGTTACAGCATCATGATTATTTAGAATGTTTTGCCTATCAACCGGTGATATAGTTAAATCTCTCATTTTTCCAAATTTTGTTAATAACTTGTTGATTGCTCACCTTGTTAATCAGGTGAGCAGAGTCTAATTTTCTGTAATTCAATTAATTAAGTCGACTTAAAAATATTGAAAACGTGATAAACATACTTACCCTTTTCGAGTTTTAGAGACATTTTAATTAAAAAAATAAAAATTAGACATTTTAAAGATACAAAAATTAGCGTTTCGTCAGGAACATTTTTTTTCCAGCTAGGCATTGGCTATAACTAGCAGGTTTCTGAAAGGAATTCATGGTACTTTAAGAAAGCATTGCAACCAACCCAATAAAATAGTTTTAAGTAGTTGAAAGTAAACAGCTTGAATTCTTTTGAGTCCTACTTAAATATGGAAATTCAGAGTTAGTTCCCTTAAGTAAAATCAGTAAAAACTTGCTAAGTATAAACCTAAAATTAGTCGAAGCTTTGGTTTGATTTCGAAGCCAATTCAAGTACTTTTTCGTAGTCTGCAGGAGATAGGTCGTTGTAGAAAAAGTTAATCGGGTTAATTTTTTCTCCACCTTTAATTACTTCATAGTGCAGGTGAGGTGCTGTAGAAGTACCGGTGCTACCTACATAGCCTATAATTTCTCCACGTTTCACCTTTTGTCCGGGCCTAACTGCATATCGGCTTAAGTGACCATAAAGGGTTTGGTAGCCATAACCATGGTCTATGACGATATGGTTTCCATAGCCTCTGGATTCGGCATCTGCCACCCTTACCACACCATCACCGGTAGAATAAATTTCGGTACCGGTTGGAGCGGCAAAGTCGAGGCCGGTATGAAAGTGCATAATTTTATAAATAGGGTGTATTCGGTAGCTGAAGCCGCTTGCGATTCGGGTTAAATCCTTGTTGCTGATAGGTTGAATAGCCGGGATGGATTTAAGCATAACTTCCTTGCTTTTGGCTAACTTAATAACTTCATCGAATGACTTACTTTGAACCACCAGTTGCCGGGCAATTTTATCTAATCGCTCGCCGGTTTCAGCAATTAATTCGGCATTTTCGTAACCACTAAGTTTACTGTACTTATTCACTCCGCCACCACCGGCTTGACGAATGGAGGAAGGAATAGGTTCTGCTTCAAATATGACCCGGTAAATATTATCATCGCGCTGCTGAATATCTGCCAAAACAGTCTCTACCTGTTCCAACTTGTTGTTCAGGATTTCGTATTGTAATTTTAGTTGGTCTCTTTCTCTCAGCAATTGTTTTTCCTTAGGCGAGTCGAAGTAGGAGTAGGCAATAGCAATGGTAATTGCGGCGAACACTAAACCGGATGCCAAGTATGAAAGCACCCTCAGGATACGTTCCCTTAGCGTAATTTCAACCTTTTCGTATTTTAACGATTTGGAATTGTATCTAAATTTTACCTTGCTCATTTAAAAGGAGGCCAAAGGTAATAAATAAAAAAAGAAGGAAATTGGCTTAACACATTTTCGCTTTCATAAACCCTTTACTTTGCAATGGTGATTCTCCCCTATTTACATAAGGCTGACGTATGGTTGTTGCTTCTGATTAACGGGTTACATACCAATGTGTTGGATGCAATTATGCCTTGGATTAGTACCAATTGGTTTTGGTTGCCTATATGGATTTGGGTAGCCTTTCTATGGTTAAGAAAGTTGGATCGTTTATGTTGGCTTCCTGTGTTATTGTCGGTGATTTTGGTTGTAATTACAGACCAAACCTCTTCGCATATATTAAAGCCATTGTTTCAGCGTTTACGTCCTTGTTGGAATCCTGAGTTGTATGGGCAATTGTATGTATTGTCAGGCGTATGTGGAGGAAAGTTTGGCTTTGTTTCTTCGCATGCGGCCA
The DNA window shown above is from Bacteroidia bacterium and carries:
- a CDS encoding phosphatase PAP2 family protein → MVILPYLHKADVWLLLLINGLHTNVLDAIMPWISTNWFWLPIWIWVAFLWLRKLDRLCWLPVLLSVILVVITDQTSSHILKPLFQRLRPCWNPELYGQLYVLSGVCGGKFGFVSSHAANTAGFMVFTGILLQKAYLRWIMAGMVVLVGFSRIYLAVHYPFDVVMGWLLGVVLGQLMVYVYYYFIKQLL
- a CDS encoding M23 family metallopeptidase; amino-acid sequence: MSKVKFRYNSKSLKYEKVEITLRERILRVLSYLASGLVFAAITIAIAYSYFDSPKEKQLLRERDQLKLQYEILNNKLEQVETVLADIQQRDDNIYRVIFEAEPIPSSIRQAGGGGVNKYSKLSGYENAELIAETGERLDKIARQLVVQSKSFDEVIKLAKSKEVMLKSIPAIQPISNKDLTRIASGFSYRIHPIYKIMHFHTGLDFAAPTGTEIYSTGDGVVRVADAESRGYGNHIVIDHGYGYQTLYGHLSRYAVRPGQKVKRGEIIGYVGSTGTSTAPHLHYEVIKGGEKINPINFFYNDLSPADYEKVLELASKSNQSFD